The following proteins come from a genomic window of Sander vitreus isolate 19-12246 chromosome 14, sanVit1, whole genome shotgun sequence:
- the ago2 gene encoding protein argonaute-2 isoform X3, translating to MYSSAGVTEMQEGPRSSGSTGSDPPSSPVPEYVFKPPSRPDFGTMGRTIKLQANFFEMEIPKLEVYHYDIDIKPEKCPRRVNREIVEHMVQHFKTQIFGDRKPVYDGRKNLYTAMPLPIGRDKVELEVTIPGEGKDRSFKVSIKWMSCVSLQALHEALSGRLPSVPFETVQALDVVMRHLPSMRYTPVGRSFFTPSEGCSNPLGGGREVWFGFHQSVRPSLWKMMLNIDVSATAFYKAQPVIEFMCEVLDFKSIEEQQKPLTDSQRVKFTKEIKGLKVEITHCGQMKRKYRVCNVTRRPASHQTFPLQQENGQTIECTVAQYFKDKYKLILRYPHLPCLQVGQEQKHTYLPLEVCNIVAGQRCIKKLTDNQTSTMIRATARSAPDRQDEISKLMRSANFNTDPYVREFGVMVRDEMTEVNGRVLQAPSILYGGRNKAIATPIQGVWDMRNKQFHTGIEIKVWAIACFAPQRQCTELLLKAFTDQLRKISRDAGMPIQGQPCFCKYAQGADSVEPMFRHLKYTYQGLQLVVVILPGKTPVYAEVKRVGDTVLGMATQCVQVKNVQKTTPQTLSNLCLKINVKLGGVNNILLPQGRPLVFQQPVIFLGADVTHPPAGDGKKPSIAAVVGSMDAHPSRYCATVRVQQHRQDIIQDLATMVRELLIQFYKSTRFKPTRIIYYRDGISEGQFNQMQVLQHELLAIREACIKLEKDYQPGITFVVVQKRHHTRLFCMDRNERVGKSGNIPAGTTVDTKITHPSEFDFYLCSHAGIQGTSRPSHYHVLWDDNHFSSDELQVLTYQLCHTYVRCTRSVSIPAPAYYAHLVAFRARYHLVDKEHDSAEGSHTSGQSNGRDQQALAKAVQIHQDTLRTMYFA from the exons ATGTATTCCTCTGCTGGAG TCACCGAGATGCAAGAGGGACCCCGTTCCTCTGGATCAACAGGCTCTG ACCCGCCATCCTCCCCAGTGCCAGAATATGTGTTCAAGCCACCATCACGGCCGGACTTTGGCACCATGGGCAGGACAATCAAGCTCCAGGCCAACTTCTTCGAGATGGAAATCCCCAAACTGGAGGTCTACCATTATGACATCGACATCAAGCCTGAGAAATGCCCCAGGAGGGTCAACCG TGAAATTGTGGAGCACATGGTCCagcactttaaaacacaaatcTTTGGTGATCGAAAGCCAGTATATGACGGGAGGAAGAATCTCTACACTGCCATGCCCTTGCCCATAGGCAGAGACAAG GTGGAGCTTGAGGTAACCATTCCTGGTGAAGGCAAGGACCGCAGCTTCAAAGTTTCCATCAAGTGGATGTCCTGCGTTAGCCTGCAAGCGCTGCACGAGGCACTATCAGGGCGGCTACCCAGCGTCCCCTTTGAGACTGTCCAAGCCTTGGATGTGGTCATGAGACATTTGCCCTCTATGAG GTATACCCCGGTGGGCCGCTCTTTCTTCACTCCCTCAGAGGGATGTTCGAACCCCCTCGGTGGTGGCAGAGAGGTGTGGTTTGGCTTTCACCAGTCTGTCAGGCCTTCCCTTTGGAAAATGATGCTCAACATTGATG TTTCTGCCACTGCATTCTACAAAGCCCAGCCTGTAATTGAGTTCATGTGTGAGGTCTTAGATTTCAAAAGCATTGAAGAACAACAGAAGCCCTTAACAGACTCTCAACGAGTGAAATTTACAAAGGAAATCAAAG GCCTGAAGGTGGAGATCACTCACTGTGGGCAGATGAAGAGGAAGTACAGAGTGTGCAACGTGACCAGAAGACCAGCCAGCCACCAAAC GTTCCCCCTGCAGCAGGAGAACGGCCAAACTATTGAATGCACAGTAGCACAGTACTTCAAAGACAAGTACAAGCTCATTCTGAGATACCCTCACCTTCCGTGTCTACAGGTGGGACAGGAGCAGAAACACACCTACCTACCTCTAGAG GTGTGTAACATAGTGGCAGGACAGCGCTGCATCAAAAAGCTGACAGACAATCAGACCTCCACTATGATTCGTGCCACAGCCCGATCAGCTCCAGACCGCCAGGACGAGATTAGTAAATTG ATGAGAAGTGCCAATTTCAACACTGACCCTTATGTTCGTGAATTTGGAGTGATGGTGAGGGATGAGATGACAGAAGTGAATGGCCGTGTCCTTCAAGCACCTTCCATTCTGTATGGAGGCAGG AACAAAGCAATAGCCACACCAATCCAGGGAGTATGGGACATGAGGAACAAACAGTTCCACACTGGCATTGAGATCAAAGTGTGGGCCATCGCCTGCTTTGCACCTCAGAGGCAGTGCACTGAACTCCTGCTTAA AGCATTCACAGATCAGCTGAGGAAGATCTCTAGGGATGCAGGCATGCCCATCCAGGGTCAGCCTTGCTTCTGTAAGTACGCCCAGGGAGCGGACAGTGTGGAGCCCATGTTCAGGCACCTCAAGTACACCTACCAGGGCCTCCAGTTGGTGGTCGTCATCCTACCGGGGAAGACACCCGTCTATG CTGAGGTAAAACGTGTTGGGGACACGGTACTTGGCATGGCCACACAGTGTGTGCAGGTGAAGAATGTTCAAAAGACAACACCTCAGACCCTCTCCAACCTCTGTCTGAAGATCAACGTGAAGCTGGGCGGTGTCAATAACATCCTCCTCCCGCAGGGCAG GCCATTGGTTTTCCAGCAGCCAGTGATCTTCCTTGGTGCAGATGTGACTCATCCGCCTGCAGGCGATGGAAAAAAGCCTTCCATCGCTGCT GTCGTTGGTAGTATGGATGCCCATCCCAGCAGATATTGTGCCACAGTGCGGGTGCAGCAGCACCGTCAGGACATCATCCAGGACTTGGCCACCATGGTGAGGGAGCTGCTTATCCAATTCTACAAGTCCACCCGCTTCAAGCCCACCAGAATCATCTACTACCGCGATGGCATCTCTGAGGGCCAATTCAACCAG ATGCAGGTCCTTCAGCATGAACTGCTGGCAATCCGCGAGGCCTGCATAAAACTAGAGAAGGACTACCAGCCTGGTATCACTTTCGTGGTCGTGCAGAAGAGACACCACACAAGACTGTTCTGTATGGACAGAAACGAGAGG GTTGGGAAGAGTGGCAACATTCCGGCAGGCACCACAGTGGACACCAAAATCACTCACCCATCAGAATTTGACTTCTACCTTTGCAGTCACGCTGGCATTCAG GGTACCAGCAGGCCGTCTCATTACCATGTGCTCTGGGACGACAACCACTTCTCTTCAGATGAACTGCAGGTCCTAACATACCAGCTATG
- the ago2 gene encoding protein argonaute-2 isoform X2 — MYSSAGVTEMQEGPRSSGSTGSDPPVVDPPSSPVPEYVFKPPSRPDFGTMGRTIKLQANFFEMEIPKLEVYHYDIDIKPEKCPRRVNREIVEHMVQHFKTQIFGDRKPVYDGRKNLYTAMPLPIGRDKVELEVTIPGEGKDRSFKVSIKWMSCVSLQALHEALSGRLPSVPFETVQALDVVMRHLPSMRYTPVGRSFFTPSEGCSNPLGGGREVWFGFHQSVRPSLWKMMLNIDVSATAFYKAQPVIEFMCEVLDFKSIEEQQKPLTDSQRVKFTKEIKGLKVEITHCGQMKRKYRVCNVTRRPASHQTFPLQQENGQTIECTVAQYFKDKYKLILRYPHLPCLQVGQEQKHTYLPLEVCNIVAGQRCIKKLTDNQTSTMIRATARSAPDRQDEISKLMRSANFNTDPYVREFGVMVRDEMTEVNGRVLQAPSILYGGRNKAIATPIQGVWDMRNKQFHTGIEIKVWAIACFAPQRQCTELLLKAFTDQLRKISRDAGMPIQGQPCFCKYAQGADSVEPMFRHLKYTYQGLQLVVVILPGKTPVYAEVKRVGDTVLGMATQCVQVKNVQKTTPQTLSNLCLKINVKLGGVNNILLPQGRPLVFQQPVIFLGADVTHPPAGDGKKPSIAAVVGSMDAHPSRYCATVRVQQHRQDIIQDLATMVRELLIQFYKSTRFKPTRIIYYRDGISEGQFNQVLQHELLAIREACIKLEKDYQPGITFVVVQKRHHTRLFCMDRNERVGKSGNIPAGTTVDTKITHPSEFDFYLCSHAGIQGTSRPSHYHVLWDDNHFSSDELQVLTYQLCHTYVRCTRSVSIPAPAYYAHLVAFRARYHLVDKEHDSAEGSHTSGQSNGRDQQALAKAVQIHQDTLRTMYFA, encoded by the exons ATGTATTCCTCTGCTGGAG TCACCGAGATGCAAGAGGGACCCCGTTCCTCTGGATCAACAGGCTC TGACCCCCCTGTTGTAGACCCGCCATCCTCCCCAGTGCCAGAATATGTGTTCAAGCCACCATCACGGCCGGACTTTGGCACCATGGGCAGGACAATCAAGCTCCAGGCCAACTTCTTCGAGATGGAAATCCCCAAACTGGAGGTCTACCATTATGACATCGACATCAAGCCTGAGAAATGCCCCAGGAGGGTCAACCG TGAAATTGTGGAGCACATGGTCCagcactttaaaacacaaatcTTTGGTGATCGAAAGCCAGTATATGACGGGAGGAAGAATCTCTACACTGCCATGCCCTTGCCCATAGGCAGAGACAAG GTGGAGCTTGAGGTAACCATTCCTGGTGAAGGCAAGGACCGCAGCTTCAAAGTTTCCATCAAGTGGATGTCCTGCGTTAGCCTGCAAGCGCTGCACGAGGCACTATCAGGGCGGCTACCCAGCGTCCCCTTTGAGACTGTCCAAGCCTTGGATGTGGTCATGAGACATTTGCCCTCTATGAG GTATACCCCGGTGGGCCGCTCTTTCTTCACTCCCTCAGAGGGATGTTCGAACCCCCTCGGTGGTGGCAGAGAGGTGTGGTTTGGCTTTCACCAGTCTGTCAGGCCTTCCCTTTGGAAAATGATGCTCAACATTGATG TTTCTGCCACTGCATTCTACAAAGCCCAGCCTGTAATTGAGTTCATGTGTGAGGTCTTAGATTTCAAAAGCATTGAAGAACAACAGAAGCCCTTAACAGACTCTCAACGAGTGAAATTTACAAAGGAAATCAAAG GCCTGAAGGTGGAGATCACTCACTGTGGGCAGATGAAGAGGAAGTACAGAGTGTGCAACGTGACCAGAAGACCAGCCAGCCACCAAAC GTTCCCCCTGCAGCAGGAGAACGGCCAAACTATTGAATGCACAGTAGCACAGTACTTCAAAGACAAGTACAAGCTCATTCTGAGATACCCTCACCTTCCGTGTCTACAGGTGGGACAGGAGCAGAAACACACCTACCTACCTCTAGAG GTGTGTAACATAGTGGCAGGACAGCGCTGCATCAAAAAGCTGACAGACAATCAGACCTCCACTATGATTCGTGCCACAGCCCGATCAGCTCCAGACCGCCAGGACGAGATTAGTAAATTG ATGAGAAGTGCCAATTTCAACACTGACCCTTATGTTCGTGAATTTGGAGTGATGGTGAGGGATGAGATGACAGAAGTGAATGGCCGTGTCCTTCAAGCACCTTCCATTCTGTATGGAGGCAGG AACAAAGCAATAGCCACACCAATCCAGGGAGTATGGGACATGAGGAACAAACAGTTCCACACTGGCATTGAGATCAAAGTGTGGGCCATCGCCTGCTTTGCACCTCAGAGGCAGTGCACTGAACTCCTGCTTAA AGCATTCACAGATCAGCTGAGGAAGATCTCTAGGGATGCAGGCATGCCCATCCAGGGTCAGCCTTGCTTCTGTAAGTACGCCCAGGGAGCGGACAGTGTGGAGCCCATGTTCAGGCACCTCAAGTACACCTACCAGGGCCTCCAGTTGGTGGTCGTCATCCTACCGGGGAAGACACCCGTCTATG CTGAGGTAAAACGTGTTGGGGACACGGTACTTGGCATGGCCACACAGTGTGTGCAGGTGAAGAATGTTCAAAAGACAACACCTCAGACCCTCTCCAACCTCTGTCTGAAGATCAACGTGAAGCTGGGCGGTGTCAATAACATCCTCCTCCCGCAGGGCAG GCCATTGGTTTTCCAGCAGCCAGTGATCTTCCTTGGTGCAGATGTGACTCATCCGCCTGCAGGCGATGGAAAAAAGCCTTCCATCGCTGCT GTCGTTGGTAGTATGGATGCCCATCCCAGCAGATATTGTGCCACAGTGCGGGTGCAGCAGCACCGTCAGGACATCATCCAGGACTTGGCCACCATGGTGAGGGAGCTGCTTATCCAATTCTACAAGTCCACCCGCTTCAAGCCCACCAGAATCATCTACTACCGCGATGGCATCTCTGAGGGCCAATTCAACCAG GTCCTTCAGCATGAACTGCTGGCAATCCGCGAGGCCTGCATAAAACTAGAGAAGGACTACCAGCCTGGTATCACTTTCGTGGTCGTGCAGAAGAGACACCACACAAGACTGTTCTGTATGGACAGAAACGAGAGG GTTGGGAAGAGTGGCAACATTCCGGCAGGCACCACAGTGGACACCAAAATCACTCACCCATCAGAATTTGACTTCTACCTTTGCAGTCACGCTGGCATTCAG GGTACCAGCAGGCCGTCTCATTACCATGTGCTCTGGGACGACAACCACTTCTCTTCAGATGAACTGCAGGTCCTAACATACCAGCTATG
- the ago2 gene encoding protein argonaute-2 isoform X4, protein MYSSAGVTEMQEGPRSSGSTGSDPPSSPVPEYVFKPPSRPDFGTMGRTIKLQANFFEMEIPKLEVYHYDIDIKPEKCPRRVNREIVEHMVQHFKTQIFGDRKPVYDGRKNLYTAMPLPIGRDKVELEVTIPGEGKDRSFKVSIKWMSCVSLQALHEALSGRLPSVPFETVQALDVVMRHLPSMRYTPVGRSFFTPSEGCSNPLGGGREVWFGFHQSVRPSLWKMMLNIDVSATAFYKAQPVIEFMCEVLDFKSIEEQQKPLTDSQRVKFTKEIKGLKVEITHCGQMKRKYRVCNVTRRPASHQTFPLQQENGQTIECTVAQYFKDKYKLILRYPHLPCLQVGQEQKHTYLPLEVCNIVAGQRCIKKLTDNQTSTMIRATARSAPDRQDEISKLMRSANFNTDPYVREFGVMVRDEMTEVNGRVLQAPSILYGGRNKAIATPIQGVWDMRNKQFHTGIEIKVWAIACFAPQRQCTELLLKAFTDQLRKISRDAGMPIQGQPCFCKYAQGADSVEPMFRHLKYTYQGLQLVVVILPGKTPVYAEVKRVGDTVLGMATQCVQVKNVQKTTPQTLSNLCLKINVKLGGVNNILLPQGRPLVFQQPVIFLGADVTHPPAGDGKKPSIAAVVGSMDAHPSRYCATVRVQQHRQDIIQDLATMVRELLIQFYKSTRFKPTRIIYYRDGISEGQFNQVLQHELLAIREACIKLEKDYQPGITFVVVQKRHHTRLFCMDRNERVGKSGNIPAGTTVDTKITHPSEFDFYLCSHAGIQGTSRPSHYHVLWDDNHFSSDELQVLTYQLCHTYVRCTRSVSIPAPAYYAHLVAFRARYHLVDKEHDSAEGSHTSGQSNGRDQQALAKAVQIHQDTLRTMYFA, encoded by the exons ATGTATTCCTCTGCTGGAG TCACCGAGATGCAAGAGGGACCCCGTTCCTCTGGATCAACAGGCTCTG ACCCGCCATCCTCCCCAGTGCCAGAATATGTGTTCAAGCCACCATCACGGCCGGACTTTGGCACCATGGGCAGGACAATCAAGCTCCAGGCCAACTTCTTCGAGATGGAAATCCCCAAACTGGAGGTCTACCATTATGACATCGACATCAAGCCTGAGAAATGCCCCAGGAGGGTCAACCG TGAAATTGTGGAGCACATGGTCCagcactttaaaacacaaatcTTTGGTGATCGAAAGCCAGTATATGACGGGAGGAAGAATCTCTACACTGCCATGCCCTTGCCCATAGGCAGAGACAAG GTGGAGCTTGAGGTAACCATTCCTGGTGAAGGCAAGGACCGCAGCTTCAAAGTTTCCATCAAGTGGATGTCCTGCGTTAGCCTGCAAGCGCTGCACGAGGCACTATCAGGGCGGCTACCCAGCGTCCCCTTTGAGACTGTCCAAGCCTTGGATGTGGTCATGAGACATTTGCCCTCTATGAG GTATACCCCGGTGGGCCGCTCTTTCTTCACTCCCTCAGAGGGATGTTCGAACCCCCTCGGTGGTGGCAGAGAGGTGTGGTTTGGCTTTCACCAGTCTGTCAGGCCTTCCCTTTGGAAAATGATGCTCAACATTGATG TTTCTGCCACTGCATTCTACAAAGCCCAGCCTGTAATTGAGTTCATGTGTGAGGTCTTAGATTTCAAAAGCATTGAAGAACAACAGAAGCCCTTAACAGACTCTCAACGAGTGAAATTTACAAAGGAAATCAAAG GCCTGAAGGTGGAGATCACTCACTGTGGGCAGATGAAGAGGAAGTACAGAGTGTGCAACGTGACCAGAAGACCAGCCAGCCACCAAAC GTTCCCCCTGCAGCAGGAGAACGGCCAAACTATTGAATGCACAGTAGCACAGTACTTCAAAGACAAGTACAAGCTCATTCTGAGATACCCTCACCTTCCGTGTCTACAGGTGGGACAGGAGCAGAAACACACCTACCTACCTCTAGAG GTGTGTAACATAGTGGCAGGACAGCGCTGCATCAAAAAGCTGACAGACAATCAGACCTCCACTATGATTCGTGCCACAGCCCGATCAGCTCCAGACCGCCAGGACGAGATTAGTAAATTG ATGAGAAGTGCCAATTTCAACACTGACCCTTATGTTCGTGAATTTGGAGTGATGGTGAGGGATGAGATGACAGAAGTGAATGGCCGTGTCCTTCAAGCACCTTCCATTCTGTATGGAGGCAGG AACAAAGCAATAGCCACACCAATCCAGGGAGTATGGGACATGAGGAACAAACAGTTCCACACTGGCATTGAGATCAAAGTGTGGGCCATCGCCTGCTTTGCACCTCAGAGGCAGTGCACTGAACTCCTGCTTAA AGCATTCACAGATCAGCTGAGGAAGATCTCTAGGGATGCAGGCATGCCCATCCAGGGTCAGCCTTGCTTCTGTAAGTACGCCCAGGGAGCGGACAGTGTGGAGCCCATGTTCAGGCACCTCAAGTACACCTACCAGGGCCTCCAGTTGGTGGTCGTCATCCTACCGGGGAAGACACCCGTCTATG CTGAGGTAAAACGTGTTGGGGACACGGTACTTGGCATGGCCACACAGTGTGTGCAGGTGAAGAATGTTCAAAAGACAACACCTCAGACCCTCTCCAACCTCTGTCTGAAGATCAACGTGAAGCTGGGCGGTGTCAATAACATCCTCCTCCCGCAGGGCAG GCCATTGGTTTTCCAGCAGCCAGTGATCTTCCTTGGTGCAGATGTGACTCATCCGCCTGCAGGCGATGGAAAAAAGCCTTCCATCGCTGCT GTCGTTGGTAGTATGGATGCCCATCCCAGCAGATATTGTGCCACAGTGCGGGTGCAGCAGCACCGTCAGGACATCATCCAGGACTTGGCCACCATGGTGAGGGAGCTGCTTATCCAATTCTACAAGTCCACCCGCTTCAAGCCCACCAGAATCATCTACTACCGCGATGGCATCTCTGAGGGCCAATTCAACCAG GTCCTTCAGCATGAACTGCTGGCAATCCGCGAGGCCTGCATAAAACTAGAGAAGGACTACCAGCCTGGTATCACTTTCGTGGTCGTGCAGAAGAGACACCACACAAGACTGTTCTGTATGGACAGAAACGAGAGG GTTGGGAAGAGTGGCAACATTCCGGCAGGCACCACAGTGGACACCAAAATCACTCACCCATCAGAATTTGACTTCTACCTTTGCAGTCACGCTGGCATTCAG GGTACCAGCAGGCCGTCTCATTACCATGTGCTCTGGGACGACAACCACTTCTCTTCAGATGAACTGCAGGTCCTAACATACCAGCTATG
- the ago2 gene encoding protein argonaute-2 isoform X1, protein MYSSAGVTEMQEGPRSSGSTGSDPPVVDPPSSPVPEYVFKPPSRPDFGTMGRTIKLQANFFEMEIPKLEVYHYDIDIKPEKCPRRVNREIVEHMVQHFKTQIFGDRKPVYDGRKNLYTAMPLPIGRDKVELEVTIPGEGKDRSFKVSIKWMSCVSLQALHEALSGRLPSVPFETVQALDVVMRHLPSMRYTPVGRSFFTPSEGCSNPLGGGREVWFGFHQSVRPSLWKMMLNIDVSATAFYKAQPVIEFMCEVLDFKSIEEQQKPLTDSQRVKFTKEIKGLKVEITHCGQMKRKYRVCNVTRRPASHQTFPLQQENGQTIECTVAQYFKDKYKLILRYPHLPCLQVGQEQKHTYLPLEVCNIVAGQRCIKKLTDNQTSTMIRATARSAPDRQDEISKLMRSANFNTDPYVREFGVMVRDEMTEVNGRVLQAPSILYGGRNKAIATPIQGVWDMRNKQFHTGIEIKVWAIACFAPQRQCTELLLKAFTDQLRKISRDAGMPIQGQPCFCKYAQGADSVEPMFRHLKYTYQGLQLVVVILPGKTPVYAEVKRVGDTVLGMATQCVQVKNVQKTTPQTLSNLCLKINVKLGGVNNILLPQGRPLVFQQPVIFLGADVTHPPAGDGKKPSIAAVVGSMDAHPSRYCATVRVQQHRQDIIQDLATMVRELLIQFYKSTRFKPTRIIYYRDGISEGQFNQMQVLQHELLAIREACIKLEKDYQPGITFVVVQKRHHTRLFCMDRNERVGKSGNIPAGTTVDTKITHPSEFDFYLCSHAGIQGTSRPSHYHVLWDDNHFSSDELQVLTYQLCHTYVRCTRSVSIPAPAYYAHLVAFRARYHLVDKEHDSAEGSHTSGQSNGRDQQALAKAVQIHQDTLRTMYFA, encoded by the exons ATGTATTCCTCTGCTGGAG TCACCGAGATGCAAGAGGGACCCCGTTCCTCTGGATCAACAGGCTC TGACCCCCCTGTTGTAGACCCGCCATCCTCCCCAGTGCCAGAATATGTGTTCAAGCCACCATCACGGCCGGACTTTGGCACCATGGGCAGGACAATCAAGCTCCAGGCCAACTTCTTCGAGATGGAAATCCCCAAACTGGAGGTCTACCATTATGACATCGACATCAAGCCTGAGAAATGCCCCAGGAGGGTCAACCG TGAAATTGTGGAGCACATGGTCCagcactttaaaacacaaatcTTTGGTGATCGAAAGCCAGTATATGACGGGAGGAAGAATCTCTACACTGCCATGCCCTTGCCCATAGGCAGAGACAAG GTGGAGCTTGAGGTAACCATTCCTGGTGAAGGCAAGGACCGCAGCTTCAAAGTTTCCATCAAGTGGATGTCCTGCGTTAGCCTGCAAGCGCTGCACGAGGCACTATCAGGGCGGCTACCCAGCGTCCCCTTTGAGACTGTCCAAGCCTTGGATGTGGTCATGAGACATTTGCCCTCTATGAG GTATACCCCGGTGGGCCGCTCTTTCTTCACTCCCTCAGAGGGATGTTCGAACCCCCTCGGTGGTGGCAGAGAGGTGTGGTTTGGCTTTCACCAGTCTGTCAGGCCTTCCCTTTGGAAAATGATGCTCAACATTGATG TTTCTGCCACTGCATTCTACAAAGCCCAGCCTGTAATTGAGTTCATGTGTGAGGTCTTAGATTTCAAAAGCATTGAAGAACAACAGAAGCCCTTAACAGACTCTCAACGAGTGAAATTTACAAAGGAAATCAAAG GCCTGAAGGTGGAGATCACTCACTGTGGGCAGATGAAGAGGAAGTACAGAGTGTGCAACGTGACCAGAAGACCAGCCAGCCACCAAAC GTTCCCCCTGCAGCAGGAGAACGGCCAAACTATTGAATGCACAGTAGCACAGTACTTCAAAGACAAGTACAAGCTCATTCTGAGATACCCTCACCTTCCGTGTCTACAGGTGGGACAGGAGCAGAAACACACCTACCTACCTCTAGAG GTGTGTAACATAGTGGCAGGACAGCGCTGCATCAAAAAGCTGACAGACAATCAGACCTCCACTATGATTCGTGCCACAGCCCGATCAGCTCCAGACCGCCAGGACGAGATTAGTAAATTG ATGAGAAGTGCCAATTTCAACACTGACCCTTATGTTCGTGAATTTGGAGTGATGGTGAGGGATGAGATGACAGAAGTGAATGGCCGTGTCCTTCAAGCACCTTCCATTCTGTATGGAGGCAGG AACAAAGCAATAGCCACACCAATCCAGGGAGTATGGGACATGAGGAACAAACAGTTCCACACTGGCATTGAGATCAAAGTGTGGGCCATCGCCTGCTTTGCACCTCAGAGGCAGTGCACTGAACTCCTGCTTAA AGCATTCACAGATCAGCTGAGGAAGATCTCTAGGGATGCAGGCATGCCCATCCAGGGTCAGCCTTGCTTCTGTAAGTACGCCCAGGGAGCGGACAGTGTGGAGCCCATGTTCAGGCACCTCAAGTACACCTACCAGGGCCTCCAGTTGGTGGTCGTCATCCTACCGGGGAAGACACCCGTCTATG CTGAGGTAAAACGTGTTGGGGACACGGTACTTGGCATGGCCACACAGTGTGTGCAGGTGAAGAATGTTCAAAAGACAACACCTCAGACCCTCTCCAACCTCTGTCTGAAGATCAACGTGAAGCTGGGCGGTGTCAATAACATCCTCCTCCCGCAGGGCAG GCCATTGGTTTTCCAGCAGCCAGTGATCTTCCTTGGTGCAGATGTGACTCATCCGCCTGCAGGCGATGGAAAAAAGCCTTCCATCGCTGCT GTCGTTGGTAGTATGGATGCCCATCCCAGCAGATATTGTGCCACAGTGCGGGTGCAGCAGCACCGTCAGGACATCATCCAGGACTTGGCCACCATGGTGAGGGAGCTGCTTATCCAATTCTACAAGTCCACCCGCTTCAAGCCCACCAGAATCATCTACTACCGCGATGGCATCTCTGAGGGCCAATTCAACCAG ATGCAGGTCCTTCAGCATGAACTGCTGGCAATCCGCGAGGCCTGCATAAAACTAGAGAAGGACTACCAGCCTGGTATCACTTTCGTGGTCGTGCAGAAGAGACACCACACAAGACTGTTCTGTATGGACAGAAACGAGAGG GTTGGGAAGAGTGGCAACATTCCGGCAGGCACCACAGTGGACACCAAAATCACTCACCCATCAGAATTTGACTTCTACCTTTGCAGTCACGCTGGCATTCAG GGTACCAGCAGGCCGTCTCATTACCATGTGCTCTGGGACGACAACCACTTCTCTTCAGATGAACTGCAGGTCCTAACATACCAGCTATG